A stretch of the Vibrio sp. HB236076 genome encodes the following:
- the gcvH gene encoding glycine cleavage system protein GcvH, translating to MESQLRFSDSHEWVRDNGDGTATLGISEHAQSMLGDVVFIDLPEIGNEVEAGENFSLVESVKAASDIYAPISGEIIEVNEDLESTPELINDDPYEAGWIAIIRIADPAELDDLKDIESYQAAVEDEE from the coding sequence ATGGAGAGTCAATTGCGTTTTAGTGACAGTCATGAGTGGGTTCGCGATAACGGTGATGGCACCGCGACGTTGGGTATTTCTGAGCATGCGCAAAGTATGCTCGGTGATGTGGTTTTTATCGATTTACCTGAGATAGGCAACGAAGTGGAAGCGGGAGAAAATTTTTCTTTGGTTGAATCGGTGAAAGCGGCTTCGGATATTTACGCGCCGATCAGCGGCGAAATCATTGAGGTCAATGAAGATTTAGAATCCACCCCCGAACTTATCAATGACGATCCTTATGAAGCTGGCTGGATTGCGATTATTCGTATTGCTGACCCCGCTGAGCTTGACGATCTCAAAGACATTGAAAGCTATCAAGCCGCAGTGGAAGATGAGGAGTAG
- a CDS encoding DUF3450 domain-containing protein, with amino-acid sequence MKKLAKAGVVLMCYGFISIGHAASYDKAESVQSQTNTDSQTSQKRIDNSAEISAQTRADIEQLQAEITNLKVYQSHLDKMVQSQDKEKSSLQEQIDQIQATRQGIVPLMYKMLDELENQVQQGLPIQRASRLQRVEKLRTTMTRADVSDAEKFRRLLEAYQIELSYGSKMGHYDDQITLNDGKQIEVSVMYLGKVSLLARALDRQTYWYWDQSQQQWQTLESGFEAIDRAFDVADKNTTPTLLDLPLSLSLNEEEK; translated from the coding sequence ATGAAAAAACTTGCTAAAGCAGGCGTTGTCCTGATGTGTTACGGCTTCATCTCTATTGGCCATGCTGCTAGTTACGATAAAGCGGAATCAGTGCAGAGCCAGACCAATACCGACTCACAGACCAGCCAGAAACGAATCGATAACAGTGCAGAAATCAGCGCCCAGACCCGCGCAGATATCGAACAGTTGCAGGCAGAAATCACCAATTTGAAGGTGTATCAATCTCACTTGGACAAAATGGTGCAGAGCCAAGACAAAGAGAAAAGCAGCCTTCAAGAGCAGATCGACCAAATTCAAGCCACTCGTCAAGGGATTGTGCCTTTGATGTACAAGATGCTCGACGAGCTCGAAAACCAAGTTCAGCAAGGCCTGCCGATCCAGCGCGCGAGTCGCCTACAACGGGTAGAAAAACTGCGCACGACTATGACCCGTGCTGATGTTAGCGACGCCGAAAAGTTTCGTCGCTTGCTCGAGGCCTATCAAATTGAGCTGAGCTATGGCAGTAAAATGGGCCACTATGACGATCAAATTACCCTTAACGATGGCAAGCAAATCGAAGTCAGCGTGATGTATCTTGGCAAGGTGTCTTTGTTGGCGCGAGCTCTCGATCGTCAAACATACTGGTACTGGGATCAAAGTCAGCAACAATGGCAAACCCTGGAGTCTGGTTTTGAGGCGATCGATCGCGCCTTTGACGTGGCCGATAAAAACACCACGCCGACCTTGCTCGACTTACCACTCTCATTGTCACTCAACGAGGAAGAAAAATAA
- a CDS encoding energy transducer TonB, protein MKRWLVIVPLSILVTLSLFQIMAWMVTQPQLDKPLLTTPLTLNLMEEPEDEAITRRQRDMPEPPPEPQQAPTMSIANVTPTPSPAAPSISTPEISLDVSVDGLAISPMQPLQIAAPAEPVQPSAPAQVGQGNNDVMPTRRVNPKYPTRALRRGIEGYVLLKYDIDTDGRPENIEVLEAQPPRVFEREARRALSRWKYQPKKIAGKTVVQHGLQTKIEFKLEK, encoded by the coding sequence ATGAAACGCTGGCTGGTGATCGTGCCATTATCGATTTTGGTGACCCTGTCACTTTTTCAGATCATGGCTTGGATGGTAACCCAACCTCAATTAGACAAACCGCTTTTGACGACGCCGCTGACGTTAAATTTGATGGAAGAGCCAGAAGATGAAGCGATCACGCGTCGTCAACGCGACATGCCTGAGCCGCCACCGGAGCCACAACAAGCGCCGACCATGTCGATTGCCAACGTGACCCCGACGCCATCCCCTGCCGCGCCAAGTATCTCGACACCAGAGATCAGCCTTGATGTATCGGTCGATGGCTTGGCGATAAGCCCAATGCAACCCTTGCAAATCGCTGCGCCAGCAGAGCCTGTTCAGCCGAGTGCCCCCGCTCAAGTTGGCCAAGGCAATAACGATGTGATGCCAACGCGACGGGTCAACCCCAAATACCCGACTCGTGCCCTGCGTCGTGGTATTGAAGGGTATGTGTTGCTCAAGTACGACATTGATACCGATGGCCGTCCGGAGAATATCGAAGTTCTAGAAGCCCAACCGCCCCGTGTGTTTGAGCGTGAAGCGCGCCGTGCTTTGAGTCGTTGGAAATACCAACCGAAAAAAATCGCCGGTAAAACCGTGGTACAACACGGTTTGCAGACCAAAATTGAGTTTAAGTTGGAGAAGTAA
- a CDS encoding biopolymer transporter ExbD has protein sequence MRLGRQSSTSDEATIDLTPMLDIVFIMLIFFIVTSSFVNESGVEVNRPSASHATSQKGASIMVAVTANDEIYVNKREVDPERLQASIEQLITDKETAAVVIQGDELAQNGTIVKVIDAAKGAGIQRISLATETQ, from the coding sequence ATGAGGTTGGGCAGACAGTCTTCCACCAGCGACGAGGCGACCATTGATCTAACACCTATGTTGGATATCGTCTTTATCATGTTGATCTTTTTTATCGTCACCAGTTCGTTTGTCAATGAATCTGGAGTTGAAGTGAACCGTCCGAGTGCGTCGCACGCCACCAGTCAAAAAGGGGCGAGTATCATGGTGGCGGTGACCGCCAATGATGAAATATATGTCAACAAGCGCGAAGTTGACCCCGAGCGTTTACAGGCGTCGATTGAGCAATTGATCACCGATAAAGAAACCGCGGCGGTGGTGATCCAAGGTGATGAATTGGCACAAAATGGCACCATTGTTAAGGTGATCGATGCGGCCAAAGGGGCGGGTATCCAACGCATTTCTTTGGCGACGGAGACACAGTGA
- a CDS encoding MFS transporter yields MQRLTIPLITWPLMALGIYAFAAGYIMSVIPLISERYGIEQDLIHWLTSAFYLGLLLGSTKAEWMIKPCGNKHSFMISLLILALSTLFMPFVTHPMAWLVLRFLAGISVAVLFVAVESWLMQSDPQQRAKRLGFYMITLYGGGMCGQLLIGQIPLHAHLPFYFSALLMVLATAVLLKAKEPRLDVELESNALSVTGTMGKLNHSAVIGSVVSGLLLATIYGLMPLELSLRSIDSERIGALMACLMLGGFLVQLSIPWLSQFVSKTLLMAGFSLIGAMAGASMVLSDSIITLALVFFWLGVAVFALYPIAINLACQHAHSSHIVHVTQWMLLMYSVGSVMGPILAGWLAQWHWSLEYYLLLTLLSTCLYMLVVSLKTKPAYMANE; encoded by the coding sequence ATGCAACGTTTAACCATCCCTTTGATTACTTGGCCTTTAATGGCGCTTGGCATTTACGCTTTTGCCGCTGGGTACATCATGAGTGTGATCCCGCTTATCAGTGAGCGCTATGGCATTGAGCAAGATCTCATTCACTGGCTGACCAGTGCCTTTTACCTCGGTTTGTTACTCGGCTCGACCAAAGCAGAATGGATGATCAAACCTTGTGGTAATAAGCACAGCTTTATGATCAGCTTGCTTATTCTGGCCTTGTCGACCTTGTTCATGCCTTTTGTCACTCATCCGATGGCCTGGCTGGTGTTGCGTTTTTTGGCCGGTATCAGTGTGGCCGTTTTATTTGTTGCGGTTGAGTCTTGGCTCATGCAAAGCGATCCTCAGCAAAGAGCGAAGCGCTTGGGCTTTTACATGATCACCTTGTACGGCGGCGGCATGTGTGGGCAGCTGTTAATCGGTCAGATCCCATTGCACGCTCACCTGCCCTTTTATTTTTCTGCGCTGCTGATGGTGCTCGCGACCGCCGTTCTGCTCAAAGCCAAAGAGCCCCGCCTGGATGTCGAACTCGAGTCCAATGCGCTCTCGGTTACTGGCACCATGGGCAAATTAAATCACAGTGCCGTGATCGGCTCGGTGGTCTCTGGGTTGCTCCTGGCCACCATTTACGGCCTGATGCCGTTAGAATTGTCACTGCGTAGCATTGATTCTGAACGCATCGGTGCCTTAATGGCGTGTTTGATGTTGGGTGGTTTTTTGGTGCAGTTGTCCATTCCATGGCTCAGTCAGTTTGTGTCCAAAACTCTGTTAATGGCTGGCTTTAGCTTAATCGGGGCGATGGCGGGGGCGAGCATGGTGCTCAGTGATTCTATCATCACACTGGCGCTGGTCTTTTTCTGGCTGGGCGTGGCGGTGTTTGCGCTTTACCCCATTGCGATAAACTTGGCTTGTCAACACGCTCACTCATCACACATCGTTCACGTAACCCAATGGATGCTGTTGATGTACAGTGTGGGTTCCGTAATGGGGCCGATTCTGGCGGGTTGGTTGGCGCAGTGGCATTGGAGCCTGGAGTATTATTTGCTGCTCACCTTGCTCTCAACCTGTCTTTATATGTTGGTCGTGAGTTTAAAAACCAAGCCCGCTTATATGGCAAACGAATAA
- a CDS encoding bifunctional GNAT family N-acetyltransferase/carbon-nitrogen hydrolase family protein, with product MDTLSPRLTLRPIEATDYPQLEALMDLVFPDVGGAWPRMTIMDLIHQFPQGQICIEDGGKIVGAALTIKVDYNRFSLPHVYTDIITENNVIQNQSSGDAMYGLDVFVHPDYRGLRLGRRLYDARKELCMSENFKAILAGGRIPNYHLHAEELTVMEYINKVKRHEIHDPILSFQLSNDFDVKRLMRNYLPEDSKSHGYATLLEWDNYFYEEESDYSPGGDKSLVRIGVVQWQMRAIESVDDLIDQAEFFISSLSNYKADFALLPEFFNAPLMGLHNSERSVEAIRSLAQYSEEIKNRLSQLAISYNINIIAGSMPVIDDEKLYNVAYLLQRDGDIQSQSKIHITPHEQKDWVIDGGNQVKVFDTDAGKIGILICYDSEFPELGRMMAEQGVQIIFVPFWTDTKNAYQRVRLCSQARAIENECYVAIGGSVGNLPRVDNVDIQYAQSAVFSPSDIFFPHDSIITEASANTEMIIFADVDLTKLKQLNTEGSVTNLRHRRPDVYRMDE from the coding sequence ATGGATACACTTTCACCCCGTTTGACACTCCGTCCAATTGAAGCGACGGATTATCCACAACTCGAAGCCCTAATGGATTTGGTTTTCCCCGATGTCGGCGGTGCTTGGCCGCGTATGACCATCATGGACTTAATTCACCAATTTCCTCAAGGCCAAATTTGTATCGAAGATGGCGGTAAGATTGTCGGCGCTGCTTTGACCATTAAAGTGGATTACAATCGTTTTTCACTGCCGCACGTCTACACCGACATCATCACCGAAAACAATGTGATTCAAAACCAATCCTCTGGCGATGCCATGTACGGACTCGATGTGTTTGTACACCCCGACTATCGCGGTTTACGCCTTGGCCGTCGTTTGTATGACGCACGCAAAGAATTGTGTATGAGTGAGAACTTTAAAGCGATTCTCGCCGGCGGCCGCATTCCCAATTACCACCTTCACGCCGAAGAATTGACCGTGATGGAATACATCAACAAAGTCAAACGCCACGAAATTCACGATCCGATTTTGTCTTTCCAGCTTTCTAATGATTTTGACGTCAAACGTTTGATGCGCAATTACTTGCCCGAAGACAGCAAGTCTCATGGTTACGCTACCTTACTAGAATGGGATAACTATTTTTACGAAGAAGAAAGTGATTATTCTCCCGGTGGTGATAAGAGCCTCGTTCGTATCGGGGTGGTGCAATGGCAAATGCGCGCGATTGAAAGTGTTGACGATCTGATTGATCAGGCAGAATTTTTCATCTCATCGCTGTCAAATTACAAAGCCGACTTTGCGTTGCTGCCAGAGTTTTTTAATGCGCCGCTGATGGGGCTGCACAATTCGGAGCGCTCGGTCGAAGCGATTCGCTCCCTCGCCCAATACAGCGAAGAAATCAAAAACCGCCTCTCGCAACTGGCTATTTCTTACAACATCAATATCATTGCCGGCAGTATGCCGGTGATTGACGATGAAAAACTCTACAACGTCGCTTACTTGTTGCAGCGCGATGGCGATATTCAGTCGCAAAGTAAAATCCACATTACCCCCCATGAGCAGAAAGACTGGGTGATCGATGGGGGTAATCAAGTCAAGGTGTTTGATACCGATGCGGGTAAGATTGGCATTTTGATTTGTTACGACAGTGAATTTCCCGAGCTTGGCCGCATGATGGCAGAGCAAGGCGTACAAATTATCTTTGTGCCGTTTTGGACCGACACCAAAAACGCCTATCAAAGGGTGCGTTTGTGCTCTCAAGCGCGAGCGATTGAAAACGAATGTTATGTGGCGATTGGCGGCAGTGTGGGCAACTTGCCAAGAGTGGATAACGTCGATATTCAATATGCCCAGTCGGCGGTCTTTTCCCCTTCGGACATTTTCTTCCCTCACGATTCGATCATTACCGAAGCCAGTGCTAATACCGAGATGATTATTTTCGCCGATGTCGATTTAACCAAGCTCAAACAGCTCAATACTGAAGGCTCGGTGACCAATTTAAGACACCGCCGCCCCGATGTGTATCGAATGGATGAGTGA
- a CDS encoding tetratricopeptide repeat protein — translation MKPFLLAITLLLSFSASLSAQESTPYKSQDMLDKPLMERYIIDELKSLRTDQQDLERRLTVQFTNRELEVADKSLNYANVTVTYFFYIIAGVASLIALIGWQSLKEIKVRTREMAEQRLDRIAKEYEKKFVALERDLKRKTRTISDNNKEIEIINELHNLWLRAQSMQTPEQRVEVYDEILKLRPGDLEALTYKADAVMEMKEYHWALSLSNRVLDLDESNGPALYQRACAYSRLGAEEQAIEDLEKAIDASPSVRDLITEELDFESLHGNPRFEALLPNETPSS, via the coding sequence ATGAAACCATTTCTCTTGGCGATAACCTTGTTATTGTCTTTTTCTGCGTCGTTATCAGCGCAGGAGAGCACGCCGTATAAATCTCAAGATATGCTCGATAAGCCTTTGATGGAGCGATACATTATTGATGAGTTAAAAAGTTTGCGCACCGATCAGCAAGATTTGGAGCGCCGCTTAACTGTGCAATTTACCAATCGAGAATTAGAGGTGGCCGATAAATCCCTCAATTACGCTAATGTCACGGTCACGTATTTCTTTTACATCATCGCTGGGGTTGCCTCGCTCATTGCTTTGATCGGATGGCAATCGTTAAAAGAAATTAAAGTGCGAACGCGTGAAATGGCCGAACAACGACTGGACCGGATTGCTAAAGAATACGAGAAAAAGTTCGTTGCCCTTGAGCGCGATTTAAAACGCAAAACCCGCACCATCAGTGACAACAACAAAGAAATCGAAATCATTAACGAATTGCACAACTTGTGGTTGCGTGCCCAAAGTATGCAAACCCCAGAGCAACGTGTTGAAGTGTATGATGAAATTCTCAAACTTCGTCCTGGCGATCTTGAGGCCTTAACCTACAAAGCCGATGCTGTGATGGAAATGAAGGAATATCACTGGGCATTGAGCTTGTCGAACCGAGTGCTCGACCTTGATGAGTCAAATGGCCCAGCTTTGTATCAACGGGCGTGTGCTTATTCTCGTTTAGGCGCAGAAGAGCAAGCGATTGAAGATCTCGAAAAAGCCATCGACGCCAGTCCATCGGTGCGTGACTTGATCACTGAAGAGCTCGATTTTGAGTCATTACACGGCAATCCACGATTCGAAGCGCTATTGCCAAATGAAACGCCGTCGTCATAA
- a CDS encoding trypsin-like serine protease: MKKRTILSGLILSALAGQGMATEETSQYIVNGNDTTVTEYPSMASLYYDASEYTGNPEDRSTGPYCGATILDDTHVMTAAHCVVSLSDGDNYFAVVVPQLEDEEDYLNSTYYRVKNFYYPDDYVQSANLLYPNDIAILELEESMNVSSSDYVAYTDDESYRDEDNTFIAVGHGYTSTNADETTVLQETDLIYVSNSICENVFGDELTDAQICFDGELNSATGLKNAVCSGDSGGPVYWIDGSSQTQVGVTSFGPTTCGNPNLDVTSVFTEVSDYTDWIEDVLDGNETPQLSVTDQDREDYDFTEETDSEFNPRLSADPDNSTTLFSSSDGGSINLFALFGGLALLGWRRRQQGKRQ; the protein is encoded by the coding sequence ATGAAAAAACGTACAATTTTGTCTGGTCTCATCTTATCGGCATTGGCCGGGCAAGGGATGGCGACTGAGGAAACCTCGCAATATATCGTTAACGGCAATGATACGACCGTTACCGAATACCCCTCGATGGCGAGTTTGTATTACGATGCGAGCGAATATACGGGAAATCCTGAGGATCGTTCGACCGGTCCGTATTGTGGCGCCACCATCTTAGATGATACCCACGTGATGACCGCGGCGCACTGTGTGGTGTCGCTCTCCGACGGAGACAATTATTTTGCCGTTGTGGTGCCGCAACTCGAAGACGAAGAGGATTATCTCAATAGCACGTATTATCGAGTGAAAAACTTTTACTACCCCGATGACTACGTGCAATCTGCCAATCTTTTGTATCCCAACGACATCGCGATCCTCGAATTGGAAGAATCGATGAACGTCAGTAGCAGCGATTACGTCGCCTACACCGACGATGAAAGTTATCGCGATGAAGACAACACCTTTATCGCGGTGGGCCATGGCTACACCTCGACCAACGCTGACGAGACGACAGTGTTGCAAGAAACCGACCTGATTTACGTATCCAACAGTATCTGCGAAAATGTCTTTGGTGATGAATTAACCGATGCGCAGATCTGTTTTGATGGTGAGTTAAACAGCGCGACCGGATTAAAAAATGCCGTCTGCTCCGGTGATTCTGGTGGCCCTGTGTATTGGATTGATGGCTCAAGCCAAACGCAAGTCGGGGTAACCAGTTTTGGCCCCACCACGTGCGGCAATCCCAATTTGGATGTCACCTCTGTGTTTACCGAAGTGAGCGATTATACCGATTGGATTGAAGATGTGCTCGACGGCAACGAAACCCCTCAGCTGTCAGTGACTGACCAAGACCGTGAAGATTACGATTTCACTGAAGAGACCGACTCAGAGTTTAATCCTCGCCTCTCTGCCGACCCTGATAACTCCACCACGCTGTTTTCTTCCTCAGACGGCGGCAGTATTAACCTATTCGCCTTGTTCGGCGGCTTAGCGCTATTGGGTTGGCGCCGACGTCAACAAGGTAAGCGTCAGTAA
- the gcvT gene encoding glycine cleavage system aminomethyltransferase GcvT, with protein sequence MTDDVLLQTPLHSLHLEAGAKMVPFAGYAMPVQYPLGVKKEHLHTREHAGLFDVSHMGQILVSGDDAVSLLETLIPIDVEALAVGKQKYGLFTADTGGILDDLMVARLGESEFLLVVNAATKAADYQHLLAHSASFSQISVTALDDRALLALQGPQAVDVLSSIFPAVASMRFMDVVTQEYSGESFVISRSGYTGEDGYEILLPATQATDFAKQLLSFDACQWIGLGARDSLRLEAGLCLYGHDINANTTPIEAALSWAISPSRRTGGSKSGGFIGADVILAQSQQNTLKQKRVGLIGEAKAPVREGCLLFDQNDQQIGHVTSGTSGPTVGKPISMGYIDAQYAKLGEVVFAEVRGKKLAMTVSKMPFVPANYFRG encoded by the coding sequence ATGACCGACGATGTGTTACTACAAACGCCACTTCACTCACTGCACCTAGAAGCGGGGGCGAAAATGGTGCCCTTTGCGGGTTACGCCATGCCAGTACAGTATCCACTGGGAGTAAAAAAAGAGCACCTGCACACTCGAGAGCACGCTGGCCTGTTTGATGTTTCACACATGGGCCAAATTTTGGTGTCAGGGGATGACGCTGTGTCACTGCTTGAGACCTTGATCCCCATCGATGTCGAAGCGCTTGCGGTCGGCAAACAAAAATACGGCCTGTTTACCGCTGACACTGGCGGCATACTCGATGATCTCATGGTAGCAAGATTAGGCGAAAGCGAGTTTTTACTGGTGGTTAACGCCGCAACCAAAGCCGCTGACTACCAACACCTGCTTGCCCACAGCGCCTCGTTTTCCCAAATCAGTGTGACGGCATTAGACGATCGCGCGCTGCTGGCATTACAAGGGCCGCAAGCGGTTGACGTGTTGTCATCGATTTTTCCGGCGGTTGCCAGCATGCGTTTTATGGACGTGGTTACCCAAGAGTATAGCGGTGAATCTTTTGTCATCAGCCGCAGCGGTTACACCGGTGAAGATGGCTATGAAATCTTACTGCCCGCCACTCAAGCGACAGACTTTGCCAAACAACTGCTCAGCTTTGACGCGTGTCAATGGATTGGGTTAGGGGCGCGCGATTCACTGCGTCTTGAGGCGGGGTTGTGTTTATACGGCCACGACATCAATGCTAACACCACACCGATTGAAGCGGCGTTATCTTGGGCGATCAGCCCGTCAAGACGCACTGGGGGCAGTAAAAGCGGTGGCTTTATCGGCGCTGATGTGATCTTAGCGCAAAGCCAACAAAATACCTTAAAACAAAAAAGAGTCGGCTTGATTGGAGAAGCCAAAGCGCCCGTGCGGGAAGGGTGTTTGTTGTTTGATCAAAACGACCAACAGATTGGTCACGTGACCAGCGGTACCAGCGGCCCGACGGTCGGCAAGCCGATTTCCATGGGCTATATCGACGCGCAATACGCCAAGCTCGGCGAAGTGGTATTTGCCGAAGTGAGAGGAAAAAAGCTTGCCATGACAGTCAGTAAAATGCCTTTTGTGCCAGCGAATTACTTCCGAGGCTAA
- a CDS encoding MotA/TolQ/ExbB proton channel family protein, giving the protein MLPRLAQPFQSLSALQQFMQQGGPILWWLALVVIVYWLLLIERIAYLWLTYPNQQAHWVECWQQRRDHHSWAALAIRDRWLSQARLSLFKYLDFIKVLVAICPMLGLLGTVTGMISVFDVMAEQGSSDPKLMASGISLATLPTMAGMVAALVGMFIHARLHKVCVKRTHHLEKLLRSRSS; this is encoded by the coding sequence ATGCTGCCTAGGTTAGCCCAGCCTTTTCAAAGTCTGAGCGCCTTGCAGCAATTTATGCAGCAAGGCGGCCCCATACTTTGGTGGCTTGCCTTAGTGGTGATCGTTTATTGGCTATTGCTGATCGAGCGGATCGCGTATCTATGGCTCACTTACCCCAATCAACAAGCGCATTGGGTGGAGTGTTGGCAGCAGCGCCGCGATCACCATTCATGGGCAGCGCTGGCCATTCGCGATCGCTGGTTGTCACAAGCGCGTTTATCCTTGTTCAAATACCTCGATTTTATTAAAGTTTTGGTCGCGATCTGTCCTATGCTTGGCTTGCTCGGTACCGTGACGGGCATGATTTCGGTGTTTGATGTGATGGCAGAGCAAGGCAGCAGCGATCCGAAATTAATGGCATCTGGGATTTCATTGGCGACATTGCCAACCATGGCCGGTATGGTGGCCGCATTAGTCGGTATGTTTATTCATGCAAGATTGCACAAGGTGTGTGTTAAACGCACCCATCATCTAGAAAAATTGTTAAGGAGCCGTTCATCATGA
- a CDS encoding MotA/TolQ/ExbB proton channel family protein: protein MKKASLTMLALSALLLSANSSADLVSKATENQQQTQAHNREREQNFAATEKALLAQKKQLQQQRDQLQRNIDTLSDTLGDNEKQLAQLQQELNLASGSLGELFGVVRQHGKEVKNALTDAVTTIDTEHSTEVIDRIVAAETLPTMTQLTDFWQVLSEQITRSGQVHFAEVNFVDGKGNIAPVNAATVGNFALVTPQGVAEWQAKTQQARLYEQLPARSLTLETLTEPSQSPVVALLDPTKGELFAQLKNKPTLTDRLVAAGGVGKVILALLVVGLVIALYRGFVLLKTRQSIVKQLKNPQSPQDNPLGRVLSVYQAEQQRSVEALELRMLETIVDEQAELEKGLSMLKLLAALAPMLGLLGTVTGMIETFQVITQFGNGDPKVMAGGISMALITTVLGLISAIPLLLAHNLLSSQAQALRHILEKQGIGLVAEQAEANDSKMAGMKTA from the coding sequence ATGAAAAAAGCATCGTTGACTATGTTGGCGTTGAGCGCTTTGTTACTCAGTGCCAACAGCAGTGCAGATTTAGTGTCGAAAGCGACGGAAAATCAGCAACAAACCCAAGCGCATAACCGCGAACGCGAACAGAATTTTGCCGCGACAGAAAAAGCCCTTCTGGCGCAAAAAAAGCAATTGCAACAACAACGCGACCAGTTGCAGCGCAACATTGATACCCTGAGTGACACCTTAGGTGACAATGAAAAACAACTGGCGCAATTGCAACAAGAACTCAATCTTGCCAGCGGCAGTTTAGGGGAATTATTTGGGGTGGTACGCCAACACGGCAAAGAAGTGAAAAACGCGCTCACCGATGCGGTGACCACCATTGACACTGAGCACAGCACCGAGGTTATCGATCGCATTGTTGCGGCAGAAACCTTACCGACCATGACGCAACTGACCGACTTTTGGCAGGTGCTCAGCGAGCAAATCACGCGCAGCGGTCAAGTGCATTTTGCCGAGGTTAATTTCGTCGATGGCAAGGGAAACATTGCGCCCGTCAACGCTGCGACCGTGGGTAATTTTGCTCTGGTCACGCCTCAAGGGGTGGCCGAGTGGCAAGCGAAAACCCAACAAGCGCGTCTTTACGAGCAATTACCCGCTCGCAGTTTGACGTTAGAGACGCTCACCGAGCCCAGTCAGTCGCCGGTAGTGGCATTGTTAGACCCAACCAAGGGCGAGTTGTTTGCACAGCTAAAAAACAAACCGACGCTGACCGATCGCCTGGTGGCCGCTGGCGGGGTAGGTAAAGTCATTCTCGCGCTCTTGGTGGTGGGGTTAGTGATTGCCCTGTATCGCGGTTTTGTGTTACTCAAGACGCGTCAGTCGATTGTCAAACAGCTAAAAAACCCGCAAAGCCCACAAGATAACCCGTTAGGGCGCGTGCTGTCGGTCTATCAAGCCGAGCAACAACGCAGTGTGGAAGCCTTGGAGCTTCGCATGTTGGAAACCATTGTCGATGAACAGGCAGAATTGGAAAAAGGCTTGTCGATGCTCAAATTGCTCGCGGCCTTAGCGCCAATGCTGGGCTTACTTGGCACCGTGACCGGTATGATTGAAACCTTCCAAGTGATCACTCAATTTGGCAATGGCGATCCGAAAGTCATGGCCGGCGGGATCTCGATGGCGCTGATCACTACAGTACTTGGTTTGATTTCGGCGATTCCTTTGCTCTTGGCCCATAACCTGCTTAGCTCACAAGCACAGGCGTTGCGCCACATATTAGAAAAACAGGGGATTGGTCTAGTGGCCGAACAAGCCGAAGCGAACGACAGCAAAATGGCGGGAATGAAAACGGCATGA